Sequence from the Synechococcus sp. HK05 genome:
CCAAGCACCGATCATTGCCCTGCTCGATGCCGACGATGTGGCTCTTCCCCGCCGTTTGCAGGCACCCCTGCAGCGGTTGCGTGCCGAGCCTCATCTCAGCCACGTGCATGGAGGCTGGCTTCGGGTGAGCCCCAGTGGCCAAACCCTGAGCACCGTTGAACCCTGGCGCGATGGAGCGGGTTTTGATCTCCGCTCAGCCCTCACCCACAAAGCCGTGCTGCCAAGCGCTTGGACCCTTCGCCGTGACGCCTTTCTTGCTGTGGGCGGCTTCGATGAGAGCCTCTCCCACGCTGAGGATGTGGATCTCCTGTTGCGTCTAGCGGCTGCAGGCCACCGCGGCAGTTGGCTGAATGAACCCTTGGTGCGCTATCGCGTGCATCCCGCCGCCGCTAGCGCCCACACCAGCGCGGTGATTGATGGTCTGGCGTCTGTGGTGGAGCGTCACTTGATTGATCAGCCCCAACCCTGGGCTGACGAGATCTTTTACGGCACCCTCACCTGGGGTGCCTGGCGAGCTTGGTGCAGTGGAGATCAGAGCCTGGCTTTGCAAACCCTGAAGCGCGCTCGCCTCAGATGCCCCTTACCCCTGGTACGCCGGCCCGTGCATTTCCTCGAACACATCAGCCGCAGTTGCCGGCGTGATGGCATCGGCTTTGATCACGCCAGGTTTTGTGCCAGTCCCTTCTGGCACCAGGCCAGAGATCTGTTGTTGCAACCGCTTTGAGCACGGCAGCTTCAGAGGCTTGGCATCTGCTTGACCGTGGGCTGCCTCGACAGGCATTAAGCCGGTGGCGTGAAGAGTTGCTGAACTGCCAGCGATGCGCCGCCTGCATCGAGGCAGCGCATCAGGCCCTAGCGCAAGACCCCCTTGCTGAGCAGCGCCGCCTTGTGTTGCGTCTGCTCGCGCAGCTGCAGGCGGGGCACCCCGGCGAGGATGACGTCAACCTATTGGGCCAGGTGTTGCGCGGTTGGGCTGCGCTCTGCCTCGATCACGCCCCAGGACGGTCGCTGCAGCTCCTCGAGCGGGCCTGGGCTTGTGGTTCGGATCCACTCCTGAATCAGCAGTTGGCCGACCTCTATGCGCGCCAAGGCGTTGCAGCCGGTGCCCATGCACTAGCGGTGCCAAACCCTCGTCAGCCTCCCTGGCCGAAGCGCCACTGCGCTGGTTTGCATTGCCAGCGCTGTTCCGCAGCATTAACGACGAATCCGCTACCGGATGAGCCTGATCTGCAGGTTCATTGTCTCGAAAACGGTCGTATCTGGATTGAACGCCATGCGCAGCTGGGCCAGACCCACGGCGTGGCAGTTGCCCAGGCCGATGGTCGACTGATTCCTTCTCTGGTACGGCGCTACCCGTGGCATTGGCCCGATTGCCTTGTTGTCGAGCAGCATCAGCTGCATGTTTTGGCCTTGATGGCTCATCCCCATCACCGGCCCGCTGCAGCCCTTCAACTCAAGGAGCCGGTGTTGGCGGTGGCAGACCTCTCCGCCGAGCTGTACTACCACGCACAGCTGGAGCTGATGCCGCGGCTAGGCCGCGCCTGGCAGCAGTTGAGTGCTCACTATCCAGGGTTGCGGCTCTGGCATAACGGCGGTTCAGCGCCTTGGATCAGCGAGGCCCTCAGCCACTTGGGCATCCCCGCCGAGCGACTGTTGTGTGCCCACCGCCATCCCCATTTGCAGGCAAGCCTGCTTCTGGTCCCTAGCTATAGCTCCTCGTTTGGCCGCCCGGGTGTGTGCAGCCTTCGCTGGCTGCGTGGGTTCTGGGGCGCCATTACCGAGCGGCTTCCGAAGCCTGACACCAGTGGCTTGGGGGTGTTTCTTTCGCGATCACCGGCGCAGCGCCGCCCCTTGTTGCAACATCAGCGCTGGTTGCTCGCCACACGCAAGCTCGGCTTGTACCAGCCCAGCCTCGGCTGCAGCGTGGCTCAGCAGCTCCGTGCCCTTCAGCGCACCGAGCGAGTGGTGATGGCACATGGCGGTGCGATGGCCAACTTGTTGCTGATGCGGCCGAAGTCAGAGGTGATCGAGCTGATGAATCCCGGCTATCAACCGCCCTACAGCACCAGCCTGCTCGTCAGCGCCAACCAACGTCATCGCCGCTGCTTGGGTGCTGTAACCCCGCAAATCCTTCAGGACCTGCTCTACGCCGGTCCCCTGGAGTGGCCGCTTGATCTGGAACCATCGGCCTTGACAGGCCTGTGAATGCTCGAAAGCTAAAGGCTCCCACGTCAGAGATAGGCGAGTACACATGGCGTGCCCTGTGCTGGACATGCCCACCAACCACTTGGCTTTAGATCTCAATGGTTGAGCTATTGCAGATGAACCTGCTTGATACTCGGAATGCAAATACAGGTATGCATGCTACGAATAAGGGGTAGGCGATTTCTCCCTTTCTCTAGACTGGATGCACTCAAAAGATAGCAATGTCTTTTTCGCCACCTGATTTTGTTGACACAACTGTTCGTGAGATCACGGTTGATGATTCCGTGCCTCAACCTTCTGCAGGTACGACCGTAGTCTTCACGGGTGTCTCCTCCCAAGGCAGTACAGTTGCTATTACTGATCCTAATACGGCCGCGAACCCTGTTAAGGTTCTTTTAGACCCACAATTTGTCGAAGAGGTTGAAAATCTTTTTATTGCGATCGCAACTGCCAATGTTAATCTTGCCTTCGAGGCGACCGAAGCTTCTAGGCAATTGGCTACGACGGGTGTTCAGATACGAGTCGGTGTTGATGAACAAGGTAATTTTCTTCAGATTGGTGGCTTGGTGATTCGTGGTAAATCTGCGAATGGCTTATCAATTTCTCTCGAAGGTGGCCTGGCAACGGAGGCTGTTCCACCCGAGAGCCTACCGCCCGTCCTGTCGCGCATCTTTGCTGCAGGTCTGTCTGCTGTAAGTCTGATGTCGAACGCGCTCGCGTCGGCAGCGCTTCAGGTCGATGTGCCGGTTCTTAATACTTTGACG
This genomic interval carries:
- a CDS encoding DUF563 domain-containing protein, yielding MAHPHHRPAAALQLKEPVLAVADLSAELYYHAQLELMPRLGRAWQQLSAHYPGLRLWHNGGSAPWISEALSHLGIPAERLLCAHRHPHLQASLLLVPSYSSSFGRPGVCSLRWLRGFWGAITERLPKPDTSGLGVFLSRSPAQRRPLLQHQRWLLATRKLGLYQPSLGCSVAQQLRALQRTERVVMAHGGAMANLLLMRPKSEVIELMNPGYQPPYSTSLLVSANQRHRRCLGAVTPQILQDLLYAGPLEWPLDLEPSALTGL
- a CDS encoding glycosyltransferase family A protein, which encodes MQQALPEQELCPLCCAVWLGVCPPFFSPSIRPLLPESFDLAVVLPYRNAHRWLAETLLALVSAAQNLRWQLIAVDDGSTDSGGHLLRRLTAQWPAQQCILLRTPGIGVAAARNIAFRTTQAPIIALLDADDVALPRRLQAPLQRLRAEPHLSHVHGGWLRVSPSGQTLSTVEPWRDGAGFDLRSALTHKAVLPSAWTLRRDAFLAVGGFDESLSHAEDVDLLLRLAAAGHRGSWLNEPLVRYRVHPAAASAHTSAVIDGLASVVERHLIDQPQPWADEIFYGTLTWGAWRAWCSGDQSLALQTLKRARLRCPLPLVRRPVHFLEHISRSCRRDGIGFDHARFCASPFWHQARDLLLQPL